The nucleotide window GGAAGTTTTGGGCCTGGAGGAAGGCGCTGACAAGGCTGCGATTCGGGAGGCACACCGCCGTTTGATGATGGTCAATCACCCCGACCGCGGTGGATCCGACTATCTCGCAGCCCAGATCAACGAAGCAAAAGACGTTCTGTTAGGCTCCTGAGCCAAGCGATCCTTGCGGTTTTTGCCGGATGTGTGCGAATAACGAGGCGCCTTGCCGACCACTATGGCGAGGTAGGGGACCGGAGCAACGATTAGAGGTTCAGATATGCCAGTACCAGTGCGGAAGGCGATCTTTCCGGTAGGGGGGCTTGGCACGCGTTTCCTGCCGGCAACCAAGTCGATGCCGAAGGAAATGCTCCCGGTTGTCGACAAGCCACTCATCCAATATGCCGTTGAAGAAGCCCGCGCCGCCGGGATAGAGGAGTTCATCTTCGTCACCGGCCGGGGCAAGTCCGCGATAGAGGATCATTTCGATCATGCGTTCGAGCTGCAATCCATGCTCGGTGAGCGTGGCAAGGAAGAGGCGCTGAAGGTTGTCGAGGCGACGATCCCGCAGCCCGGACAATTTTCCTACACTCGCCAACAGGAGCCGCTGGGGCTCGGACATGCAGTCTGGTGCGCGCGGAATTTCGTCGGCATGGAACCGGTAGCGGTTCTACTCGCGGATGACCTGATCTTGAATGGCCAAGGCTGTCTGAAGCAGATGGTCGATACCTATAACGAGGTCGGCGGAAACATGGTTGCGGCCATGGAGGTCGCACGTGAGGAAACCCAGTCGTACGGGGTCATCACGCCGGGAGAGGTTAAGGGCCGTTTGATTGAGGTGCGTGGTCTGGTGGAAAAGCCAAAACCGAAAGATGCGCCCTCGAATTATGCAGTTATCGGCCGCTATATCCTGCAGCCGAAGGTGTTTGAGGACCTGGCGCGTTTCGAGAAAGGCGCCGGTGGGGAAATCCAGCTGACGGACGCCTTGGCGCGGCAGCTTGGGCTGCAACCGTTCAACGGCTATCTTTTTGAAGGCCATCGCTTCGATTGCGGCAGTAAGGCCGGCTTCCTCGAAGCGAATATCGCGTATGCTCTCGACCGACCGGACATGGCAGATGCCGTCCGGAGTTTTTTGAAGAATTACGCCTGATAACGGA belongs to Nisaea sp. and includes:
- the galU gene encoding UTP--glucose-1-phosphate uridylyltransferase GalU; translated protein: MPVPVRKAIFPVGGLGTRFLPATKSMPKEMLPVVDKPLIQYAVEEARAAGIEEFIFVTGRGKSAIEDHFDHAFELQSMLGERGKEEALKVVEATIPQPGQFSYTRQQEPLGLGHAVWCARNFVGMEPVAVLLADDLILNGQGCLKQMVDTYNEVGGNMVAAMEVAREETQSYGVITPGEVKGRLIEVRGLVEKPKPKDAPSNYAVIGRYILQPKVFEDLARFEKGAGGEIQLTDALARQLGLQPFNGYLFEGHRFDCGSKAGFLEANIAYALDRPDMADAVRSFLKNYA